The following proteins come from a genomic window of Populus alba chromosome 12, ASM523922v2, whole genome shotgun sequence:
- the LOC118030196 gene encoding NADH dehydrogenase [ubiquinone] 1 beta subcomplex subunit 10-B, whose protein sequence is MGRKKGVAEFEESPPDEFDPSNPYKDPVVMLEMREHIVREKWIDIEKAKILRERLRWCYRIEGINHLQKCRHLVQQYLDSTRGIGWGKDQRPPCLHGPKVEATAESE, encoded by the exons ATGGGGAGGAAGAAGGGAGTAGCAGAGTTCGAGGAGTCGCCTCCAGATGAATTTGATCCATCGAATCCATACAAGGACCCAGTGGTGATGCTGGAAATGAGAGAGCATATTGTTAGAGAGAAATGGATTGATATAGAGAAAGCCAAGATCTTGAGAGAGAGACTTCGATGGTGTTATCGCATTGAAGGAATTAATCATCTCCAGAAGTGCCGCCATCTTGTCCAACAGTATCTTGACTCCACTCGTGGGATCGGGTGGGGCAAGGACCAACGCCCTCCTTGTCTCCATG GTCCTAAGGTGGAGGCAACAGCTGAGTCTGAATGA